Proteins encoded within one genomic window of Thermococcus celer Vu 13 = JCM 8558:
- the gyaR gene encoding glyoxylate reductase, giving the protein MRPKVLVTRRIPENGLELLREHFDVEVWEDEREIPREVLLERVRDVDALVTMVSERIDAELMDSAPKLRMVANYAVGYDNIDVEEATRRGIYVTNTPDVLTNATADFAWALLLATARRLVEADAFTRSGEWKRRGVAWHPLMFLGRDVYGKTIGIVGLGRIGKAIARRAGGFGMRILYNSRTRKPEAEKELGAEFRSLEGLLRESDFVVLAVPLTEETYHLINEERLRLMKRTAILVNIARGKVVDTKALVKALKEGWIAGAGLDVYEEEPYYNGELFAMENVVLAPHIGSATHGAREGMAELVAVNLIAFKNGEIPPTLVNREVVEVRKPGFD; this is encoded by the coding sequence ATGAGACCGAAGGTTCTGGTGACGCGGAGGATTCCGGAGAACGGCCTTGAGCTCCTGCGGGAGCACTTCGACGTTGAGGTCTGGGAGGATGAGCGCGAGATCCCGCGGGAGGTTCTGCTCGAGAGGGTCCGCGACGTCGATGCGCTGGTCACGATGGTCAGCGAGCGGATAGACGCGGAGCTGATGGACTCGGCGCCGAAGTTGAGGATGGTGGCCAACTACGCCGTCGGCTACGACAACATAGACGTCGAGGAGGCAACGCGGCGGGGGATCTACGTGACCAACACGCCGGACGTTCTCACCAACGCGACGGCGGACTTCGCGTGGGCCCTTCTCCTCGCCACCGCGAGGAGGCTCGTGGAGGCGGACGCGTTTACCCGCTCCGGGGAGTGGAAGAGGCGCGGCGTTGCCTGGCATCCGCTGATGTTCCTCGGTAGAGACGTCTACGGGAAGACGATAGGGATAGTCGGCCTCGGCAGGATAGGGAAGGCGATAGCCAGAAGGGCCGGGGGCTTCGGGATGAGAATACTCTACAACTCACGCACGAGGAAGCCCGAGGCTGAGAAAGAACTCGGAGCGGAGTTCAGGTCCCTGGAAGGGCTCCTGCGCGAGAGCGATTTCGTGGTTCTGGCCGTCCCGCTGACGGAGGAGACTTATCACCTGATCAACGAGGAACGCCTGAGGCTCATGAAGAGGACGGCGATCCTGGTGAACATCGCGAGGGGAAAGGTCGTCGACACGAAAGCCCTCGTGAAGGCCCTCAAGGAAGGATGGATCGCGGGGGCAGGCCTCGACGTCTACGAGGAGGAGCCCTACTACAACGGGGAGCTCTTTGCCATGGAGAACGTCGTTCTGGCGCCTCACATCGGGAGCGCCACCCACGGCGCGAGGGAGGGTATGGCCGAGCTTGTGGCGGTAAACCTCATAGCCTTCAAGAACGGTGAGATTCCCCCGACGCTTGTCAACCGGGAGGTGGTTGAGGTCAGGAAACCGGGGTTCGACTAA
- a CDS encoding aminotransferase-like domain-containing protein, whose translation MDQIKFLAGRANWIRGSALAEVMKKAAELRAQGRHLISLSAGDPDPNLIPREALGELAGEILQEIPQSVMYTPANGIPELREELSSFLKKYEGYTTDPSEIIITVGGTGAIDLLGRVLLDPGDVVITENPSYINSLLAFEQLGAKVVGIPVDGEGMKVEMLEEKLRELENRGEKVKFIYTIPTGQNPLGITMSLERRKALLDVAKEHDLLIVEDSAYNFMRYEGEARPLKALDDEGRVIVVGTFSKIMGTGFRVGWLIAGNVIGKKVLMEKSPIDFCAPTISQYIALEYLRRGYFEEYHLKRALPGYRKKRDAMLNALKDNLPDAEFTRPIAGMFIMLFLPEGADGMAFATELMQETGVVVVPGKPFYTDGSGENALRLNFSRPEEEEILEGIERLAAFYRRKF comes from the coding sequence ATGGATCAGATAAAGTTTCTGGCCGGAAGGGCCAACTGGATTAGGGGGTCGGCTCTGGCGGAGGTCATGAAGAAAGCCGCGGAGCTCAGGGCACAGGGAAGGCACCTCATAAGCCTCTCAGCGGGCGACCCGGATCCTAACCTCATACCCCGCGAGGCTCTCGGTGAGCTCGCCGGAGAGATCCTCCAGGAGATCCCCCAATCTGTGATGTACACTCCTGCAAACGGTATCCCTGAGCTGAGGGAAGAACTCTCGAGCTTCCTTAAGAAGTACGAGGGTTACACGACGGATCCGTCCGAGATAATCATCACCGTTGGAGGAACCGGCGCGATAGACCTCCTGGGAAGGGTTCTGCTTGATCCCGGCGATGTGGTCATAACCGAGAACCCGAGCTACATCAACAGCCTCCTCGCCTTCGAGCAGCTCGGAGCAAAGGTCGTCGGAATCCCTGTTGATGGGGAGGGTATGAAGGTCGAGATGCTGGAGGAAAAGCTCAGGGAGCTCGAAAACCGGGGGGAGAAGGTTAAATTCATCTACACCATCCCCACGGGACAGAACCCCCTGGGAATCACGATGAGCCTGGAGCGGAGAAAGGCCCTTCTTGATGTGGCGAAGGAACACGACCTCCTCATCGTGGAGGACTCGGCCTACAACTTCATGCGCTACGAGGGTGAGGCTAGGCCCCTAAAAGCCCTCGACGATGAAGGGCGGGTTATCGTGGTCGGGACGTTCAGCAAGATCATGGGGACGGGGTTCAGGGTCGGCTGGCTCATAGCTGGGAACGTCATAGGAAAGAAGGTTCTCATGGAGAAGTCTCCCATAGACTTCTGCGCCCCGACGATTTCCCAATACATAGCCCTTGAGTACCTCAGGCGTGGCTACTTCGAGGAGTACCACCTCAAAAGGGCACTGCCGGGATACAGGAAAAAGAGGGACGCCATGCTGAATGCCCTTAAGGATAACCTGCCGGACGCTGAGTTCACGAGACCCATAGCCGGGATGTTTATTATGCTCTTTCTCCCCGAGGGGGCCGATGGGATGGCCTTTGCCACGGAGCTTATGCAGGAAACCGGCGTCGTGGTGGTGCCAGGGAAGCCGTTTTACACGGACGGGAGCGGGGAAAACGCGCTTCGCCTGAATTTCTCCCGGCCGGAGGAGGAAGAGATACTGGAGGGCATAGAGAGGCTTGCGGCGTTCTATCGCCGGAAGTTCTGA
- the rlmD gene encoding 23S rRNA (uracil(1939)-C(5))-methyltransferase RlmD, which produces MRAGRIGDVSTDGLGVLRENGRTVYVPFTYPGDVVRVERTKRRFGRGIATDFEVLEPSPFRQKPRCPHFGTCGGCLWQGLKYREQLRLKAELFERVTGISAPIRGSPRVWGFRNVSNFIVTTAGIGLKEYGNPIGVAGLSECPVFSKRTPEYLRALRAFLDETGLRPWDLRKKKGDVHYLQVREGKFTGEVMVNLVAHLKPSEDVAGAFRDYFSFADSLYWSVKGDGRDDPRGEPGLIAGKPLVRERIGDVTYLVHPNGFFQTNSYALKSLLRSVEDFTDGERVLDLYSGVGTFGVHLARRGFKVEGVEVNPFAVEMANKNAELNNAEATFKVGRAEETPLGDYDTVIVDPPRRGLREAGELLVRSNVERIVYVSCNPEAFRRDYENHLRKAYRLKDAVLVDMFPHTPHVEAVVLLERV; this is translated from the coding sequence ATGAGGGCGGGCAGGATAGGGGACGTCAGCACCGACGGCCTCGGCGTGCTAAGGGAAAACGGCCGGACCGTTTACGTGCCCTTCACCTATCCGGGTGATGTGGTGAGGGTTGAGAGAACGAAACGGCGCTTTGGCAGGGGAATCGCGACGGACTTCGAGGTTCTCGAGCCCTCCCCGTTCAGGCAAAAACCCCGGTGCCCGCACTTCGGAACCTGCGGCGGCTGTCTCTGGCAGGGGCTAAAGTACAGGGAACAGCTTCGCCTTAAGGCCGAACTCTTCGAGCGGGTAACCGGCATAAGCGCGCCCATCAGGGGCTCGCCGAGGGTCTGGGGGTTCAGGAACGTGAGCAACTTCATCGTAACGACCGCGGGAATCGGCCTCAAGGAGTACGGCAACCCCATCGGCGTGGCCGGTCTCTCCGAATGCCCCGTCTTCTCGAAGAGGACTCCGGAGTACCTCCGCGCCCTGAGGGCCTTTTTGGACGAAACCGGTTTACGGCCGTGGGATTTAAGGAAGAAGAAAGGTGATGTCCACTACCTCCAGGTCAGGGAGGGCAAGTTCACGGGCGAGGTCATGGTGAACCTCGTGGCCCATTTGAAACCGTCGGAGGACGTAGCCGGGGCGTTCCGGGACTACTTCTCCTTCGCCGACTCCCTCTACTGGAGCGTTAAAGGAGATGGGAGGGACGACCCGCGCGGGGAACCCGGGCTCATCGCCGGAAAACCTCTGGTACGCGAGAGGATCGGCGACGTCACCTACCTCGTCCACCCGAACGGCTTCTTCCAGACGAACAGCTACGCCCTCAAATCCCTCCTCCGCTCCGTCGAGGATTTCACGGACGGCGAAAGGGTTCTCGACCTCTACTCGGGCGTTGGGACCTTCGGCGTTCACCTGGCGAGGAGGGGTTTTAAGGTCGAGGGGGTCGAGGTCAACCCCTTCGCGGTCGAAATGGCAAATAAGAACGCCGAACTCAACAACGCCGAAGCGACCTTCAAGGTTGGAAGGGCCGAGGAAACTCCCCTCGGCGACTACGACACCGTAATAGTCGACCCGCCGAGGAGGGGACTGAGGGAGGCGGGGGAGCTCCTCGTGAGGAGCAACGTCGAGCGGATCGTCTACGTCTCCTGCAACCCGGAGGCCTTCAGGCGCGACTACGAGAACCACCTGAGGAAGGCCTACAGGCTCAAAGATGCGGTCCTGGTGGACATGTTCCCGCACACGCCGCACGTTGAGGCGGTCGTCCTGCTCGAAAGGGTCTAA